From Cannabis sativa cultivar Pink pepper isolate KNU-18-1 chromosome 8, ASM2916894v1, whole genome shotgun sequence, a single genomic window includes:
- the LOC115698657 gene encoding nuclear transcription factor Y subunit A-10, producing MAMQTIYFKEHEGLVPNTIGHLSSISSLPWWSAYGSQSVFGDSCGQLKPLSMEKPGTGELLFSTKHEGRATDFGPDKGNTNQFTISPGDGQKSQGTISLQPSVPEYHARFELGFGQPVVCAKYPYMDQFCGLLSYGHQLSGRIMLPLNITADDGPIYVNAKQYHGIIRRRQSRAKAAVLESKPPKARKPYMHESRHLHAMRRPRGCGGRFLNTRIQKNEKGASPVAMKRRNGQQLSRSSRSQSSDVLHSDSGTLNSSKEANNSSGSNLSGSEVTSVYSRVELEHFQLNLLGSPFHSVSEMLETSRGIVMPTTWIAAADHSRCNLNV from the exons ATGGCTATGCAAACCATATATTTCAAAGAACATGAAGGACTTGTCCCTAACACCATAGGCCACTTGTCCTCAATTTCATCTCTACCTTGGTGGAGTGCCTATGGATCTCAGTCAGTTTTTGGAGACTCTTGTGGTCAACTGAAACCTTTATCCATGGAAAAACCAGGCACCGGTGAACTACTCTTTTCCACCAAGCATGAAGGAAGAGCCACTGATTTTGGACCAGATAAAGGGAACACAAATCAGTTCACTATTTCCCCTG GAGATGGACAAAAGTCTCAGGGAACCATTTCTTTGCAACCATCTGTGCCAGAATATCATGCTCGTTTCGAGCTGGGATTCGGTCAGCCTGTG GTTTGTGCAAAATATCCATACATGGATCAATTCTGTGGGCTCCTCTCTTATGGACATCAGCTATCG GGGCGTATTATGCTACCTCTGAACATCACTGCAGATGATGGACCAATCTATGTCAATGCTAAGCAATACCATGGAATCATCAGGCGTCGACAGTCTCGTGCCAAGGCAGCAGTGCTGGAGAGTAAGCCGCCTAAAGCTCGAAAG CCATATATGCACGAATCTCGCCATCTCCATGCTATGCGGCGTCCAAGGGGTTGTGGTGGCCGTTTCTTGAACACAAGGATTCAGAAGAATGAGAAAGGTGCAAGTCCTGTGGCAATGAAACGCAGGAATGGACAGCAGCTGTCTAGGAGTTCCCGGTCTCAGAGCTCGGATGTTCTGCACTCAGACAGTGGAACACTAAACTCATCAAAGGAAGCAAACAACAGCAGTGGTTCAAATCTCTCAGGATCAGAGGTGACCAGTGTCTACTCCAGGGTAGAACTTGAGCACTTCCAGCTCAATCTTCTTGGCTCTCCTTTCCATTCTGTCTCGGAAATGTTGGAAACTTCTCGTGGCATCGTCATGCCAACCACATGGATTGCAGCCGCTGATCATAGCCGCTGCAACCTCAATGTTTGA
- the LOC115700450 gene encoding 33 kDa ribonucleoprotein, chloroplastic → MAANNAASSSSSLCNKISNLSITHSLPPIPTRISTHYPKNLTIPLTLNTQFPNFASISLLSSPPHFRPFSSVYDGLELEDDTPNSDEEYPELEFAQVVVHNELKRPKVPGSGGSAGRLYVGSLPYFINSTQLAEVFAEAGKVISVEVIHDKVTDKSRGFGFVTMETFEEAKEAIRKFDGSQVAGRTIKVNFPEVPRGGEKELMGPKIRELNRNFVDSPHKIYAGNLGWGLTSQALKSAFANQPGVLSAKVIYERDTGRSRGFGFVTFETAEAAASALDTMNGVEVEGRPLRLNIATDRGAAQASPPLPEVVIEAVDNDELLAGINS, encoded by the exons ATGGCGGCCAACAATGCCGCTTCCTCCTCTTCTTCTCTCTGCAACAAAATTTCAAACCTCTCAATCACTCATTCTCTTCCACCAATCCCCACTCGCATATCCACCCATTATCCCAAAAACCTCACCATACCCCTTACCCTCAACACCCAATTCCCCAACTTCGCTTCCATCTCACTCCTCTCTTCCCCTCCACATTTCCGCCCATTCTCATCTGTATACGATGGCTTGGAGCTCGAAGACGACACCCCAAACTCAGATGAAGAATACCCAGAACTAGAATTTGCTCAAGTAGTAGTACACAATGAATTAAAAAGGCCCAAAGTACCAGGCTCTGGTGGCAGTGCTGGAAGACTTTATGTGGGAAGTTTGCCTTATTTTATAAATTCTACACAATTGGCTGAGGTTTTTGCTGAGGCAGGCAAAGTTATTTCTGTTGAG GTGATACATGATAAAGTTACGGATAAGAGCAGGGGATTTGGGTTTGTTACAATGGAGACCTTTGAGGAAGCTAAGGAGGCCATTCGAAAGTTCGATGGTTCT CAAGTTGCAGGCAGAACTATTAAGGTAAATTTCCCAGAAGTACCAAGAGGAGGAGAAAAGGAACTAATGGGGCCAAAGATACGGGAGCTCAACAGGAACTTTGTGGATAGTCCTCACAAAATTTATGCAGGAAATCTCGGTTGGGGTCTAACTTCTCAGGCTCTTAAAAGTGCTTTTGCTAACCAGCCAGGCGTGCTGAGCGCCAAAGTCATTTACGAGAGGGACACCGGAAGATCTCGGGGGTTCGGCTTTGTCACCTTCGAGACAGCTGAGGCTGCAGCATCTGCTTTAGATACCATGAATGGAGTG GAGGTAGAAGGACGACCGTTAAGATTAAACATAGCCACTGATAGAGGAGCTGCTCAGGCCTCTCCTCCATTACCAGAAGTTGTAATAGAAGCTGTAGATAATGATGAGCTGCTTGCTGGCATTAACTCATAG
- the LOC115700449 gene encoding uncharacterized protein LOC115700449 encodes MFKLQIKTTVFFTLISLSSNSNMATVRMIDIAANFTDGMFKGMYNGKQCHVADIATVLGRAWTAGVDRIIVTGGSLEESREALAIAETDGRLFCTVGVHPTRCKEFEESGDPEKHFQALLSLAQEGIEKGKVVAIGECGLDYDRLFFCPAEVQKKYFEKQFELAHATKLPMFLHMRAAADDFCKIVERNKDRFTSGVTHSFTDSAEDRDKLLSFKNMYIGVNGCSLKTKENLDVVRDIPIEKLMIETDSPYCDIRSTHAGNTFVKSVWPSKKKEKYDGESLVKGRNEPCLVRQVLEVVAGCKGISDIEQLSRTIYHNTCRVFFPQDLDSAADALLSSGHNP; translated from the exons ATGTTCAAATTGCAGATTAAGACAACAGTGTTCTTCACTCTCATCTCTTTGAGCTCCAATTCGAACATGGCGACCGTACGGATGATAG ATATAGCAGCCAATTTCACAG ATGGAATGTTTAAAGGAATGTATAATGGCAAACAGTGCCATGTTGCGGATATAGCCACGGTTTTGGGCAGAGCTTGGACTGCTGGCGTTGACCGCATAATT GTTACTGGTGGTTCGCTTGAGGAATCAAGGGAAGCTCTTGCCATTGCTGAAACTGATG GAAGACTTTTTTGTACGGTTGGAGTGCATCCCACTAGATGCAAG GAGTTTGAGGAGAGTGGAGACCCGGAAAAGCATTTTCAGGCTCTTTTGTCATTAGCTCAAGAGGGCATAGAAAAAGGGAAG GTGGTTGCAATTGGTGAATGTGGACTAGACTATGATAGGCTTTTCTTTTGCCCTGCAGAGGTTCAAAAGAA GTATTTTGAGAAGCAGTTTGAATTGGCACATGCCACAAAGCTACCCATGTTTCTTCATATGCGTGCGGCTGCTGATGATTTCTGTAAAATTGTGGAGAGAAATAAGGACAG GTTCACTTCTGGGGTCACCCATTCATTTACTGACAGTGCAGAAGACAGAGACAAACTTCTTTcctttaaaaatatgtatatag GTGTAAATGGTTGTTCTCttaaaacaaaagaaaaccTTGATGTTGTGAGGGACATTCCAATAGAGAAACTAATGATTGAGACAGATTCTCCATATTGTGATATTAGGAGTACTCATGCTGGAAATACTTTTGTCAAGTCTGTTTGGCCTTCtaaaaagaaagagaagtatgATGGAGAAAGCCTTGTTAAAGGCCGTAATGAACCCTGTTTAGTGCG GCAAGTTCTTGAGGTTGTTGCCGGTTGTAAAGGTATTAGTGACATAGAGCAGCTGAGCAGGACAATATACCACAATACTTGCAG GGTTTTCTTCCCCCAGGATCTTGATTCTGCAGCAGATGCTCTTCTTTCATCTGGGCACAATCCATAG